In the genome of Candidatus Woesearchaeota archaeon, one region contains:
- a CDS encoding GNAT family N-acetyltransferase produces MQLKYNMKGDFVYGDLWNVDSIFRGRGIGKKLLEHAFSSVKKAGFDKLYARILLKPIHNEISVRINEQLGARCVQKIKDGKYVYGIYLAELDKLLFQEKIAINSLKKKWKS; encoded by the coding sequence ATGCAGTTGAAGTATAATATGAAAGGAGATTTTGTATATGGAGATTTGTGGAATGTTGATTCTATATTTAGAGGTAGGGGGATTGGTAAGAAGCTGTTAGAGCATGCGTTTAGTTCAGTAAAGAAAGCTGGGTTTGATAAACTCTATGCCAGAATATTGCTTAAGCCAATTCATAATGAAATATCTGTCAGGATAAATGAACAGCTTGGTGCGCGATGCGTGCAAAAGATTAAAGATGGAAAGTATGTATATGGTATTTATTTGGCGGAGTTGGATAAACTTTTGTTTCAGGAAAAAATCGCAATCAACAGTTTAAAGAAGAAATGGAAAAGCTAG
- a CDS encoding AsnC family transcriptional regulator gives MHKIDKKDKKIIYALCQNSRQPFSQITKQICLSKNEVAYRIERMKRIGLIKKFLTAVQFGFTKSENNCNYRQIQ, from the coding sequence ATGCACAAGATTGACAAAAAAGATAAAAAAATCATTTATGCACTATGTCAGAATAGCAGACAGCCATTTTCACAAATTACAAAACAAATATGTTTATCAAAAAATGAAGTTGCATACAGAATAGAGCGAATGAAGAGGATAGGACTGATAAAAAAGTTCCTTACAGCTGTCCAATTTGGCTTTACAAAATCGGAGAACAACTGCAACTATCGCCAGATACAATAG
- a CDS encoding M24 family metallopeptidase, with the protein MNKLQSITKACKITDQIFSDIIKNFSIFNSEKQISNFIIKEIRDRKLRPAFAPIVATGKNAAEIHHKPTKDWYNGFCVIDLGVRVNGYCSDMTRTIFIGKPSVKEKLLYDLLLNAQISCIKKIKPGISCKELARYNVKMLGKHKNQMIHALGHGVGKYIHTKPKISLKSNDALKKGDIITIEPGIYYRTKYGIRIEDTLVVGGNVLTKSDKKLYLQK; encoded by the coding sequence ATGAACAAGCTCCAATCCATAACAAAAGCCTGCAAAATAACGGACCAAATCTTCTCAGATATAATCAAAAACTTCTCAATATTTAACTCAGAAAAACAAATATCAAATTTTATCATCAAAGAAATTAGGGATAGAAAACTGCGACCAGCATTTGCGCCGATAGTTGCTACTGGAAAAAACGCTGCCGAAATACATCACAAACCAACAAAAGATTGGTACAATGGTTTTTGTGTAATTGATTTGGGTGTGCGCGTTAACGGTTATTGTTCAGATATGACAAGGACAATATTTATAGGTAAACCTTCTGTAAAAGAAAAACTACTTTATGATTTATTATTAAATGCTCAAATTTCTTGTATCAAAAAAATAAAACCCGGAATTTCTTGCAAAGAACTTGCTCGTTATAATGTGAAAATGTTGGGTAAACATAAAAACCAGATGATTCATGCATTAGGGCATGGCGTTGGTAAATATATACATACTAAACCAAAAATATCGCTAAAATCTAATGACGCACTTAAAAAGGGAGATATTATAACAATTGAGCCAGGGATTTATTATAGAACTAAATATGGAATAAGGATAGAGGATACGCTTGTAGTTGGCGGTAATGTATTGACAAAGAGTGATAAAAAACTATATCTCCAAAAATAA
- a CDS encoding pyruvate synthase subunit beta: protein MNIPKEDLVTGGTFACSGCGAILGTKLALKALGKDTIMINPAGCMTLTATWPFTPYKVPWVHSAIENAGATATGVLMALKAQDLDKKVNVLAFAGDGASYDIGLQALSGFITRREHIIYICYNNSSFANTGFQHSAATPYGARTKTTEPGKNCPVGNPLPRKNLAKMMAINGAEYVATASVSHPIDFINKIKKAKDMKGPVFIDLLTHCIPGWLHADGNGIQVGQKMVDSGMWPLYEIHNKKVNITVKPKMIPIKEAMQLQGRFKHLTENDIKVIQDMVNKEWELINSGKFWESEEY, encoded by the coding sequence ATGAACATACCAAAAGAAGATTTAGTTACTGGCGGAACTTTTGCATGTTCTGGATGTGGCGCAATCCTTGGCACTAAATTAGCCCTAAAAGCATTAGGTAAAGATACTATTATGATTAACCCTGCTGGCTGCATGACTTTAACAGCTACATGGCCGTTTACTCCCTACAAAGTACCATGGGTACACTCAGCAATTGAAAACGCGGGCGCAACCGCTACAGGAGTTTTGATGGCATTAAAAGCGCAAGACCTTGACAAAAAAGTTAACGTGCTAGCTTTTGCGGGTGATGGCGCATCATATGATATTGGTTTACAAGCATTATCAGGATTTATTACAAGACGCGAACACATAATTTACATTTGTTATAATAACTCATCATTCGCTAATACAGGTTTCCAGCATTCAGCTGCAACCCCCTATGGCGCAAGAACAAAAACAACTGAACCAGGCAAAAATTGCCCTGTAGGCAATCCATTACCCCGAAAAAATCTTGCCAAGATGATGGCGATAAACGGAGCTGAATACGTTGCAACTGCATCAGTCTCACACCCTATCGATTTTATTAATAAAATCAAAAAAGCAAAAGATATGAAAGGTCCAGTTTTTATTGATTTACTAACCCATTGTATTCCGGGATGGCTACATGCAGATGGAAATGGTATCCAAGTGGGGCAAAAAATGGTTGATTCAGGAATGTGGCCATTATATGAAATCCATAATAAAAAAGTAAATATTACTGTAAAACCCAAAATGATCCCTATCAAAGAAGCAATGCAATTACAAGGCAGGTTTAAACATTTAACTGAGAACGATATTAAGGTAATCCAAGACATGGTTAACAAAGAATGGGAACTTATTAACTCAGGTAAATTTTGGGAAAGTGAAGAATATTAA
- the porA gene encoding pyruvate ferredoxin oxidoreductase, with product MIDLLDGNQCAAIAAKLARVKCVPCFPITPQTEIIETIQKWVVDGEWKDVQFNQLESEHSAMSAAFGAQITGVRTFTATSSQGLFLMHEMLPIIAGARAPMVLVNVSRGVSSPITLWPDHNDVLAMRDTGFITYICETNQEVLDSIIIAYKVGENKNISLPSIVNMDGFIHSYTRTQVDVPKQSLVDKFLPKLKMAIKLDTKKPMTLGIPVLGDYMKFRIQLHKAQLDAFNEIKKVHNEWYKLTKRKYEFVEMHKLKDAKAAIVIMGPNTTIARAAVDNMRKKGKMVGLLRIRLYRPFPEKEIKDALKNIPNIAVVDQNICPGMSGISYPEVKSAMYGQKNIISNYIAGLGGKALSQEEFEEVLEETLNTKQEVRKWLM from the coding sequence ATGATTGATTTACTGGATGGCAACCAATGCGCAGCAATAGCAGCTAAACTGGCCAGAGTTAAATGTGTTCCATGTTTCCCTATCACTCCACAAACAGAAATTATTGAAACTATACAAAAATGGGTAGTTGACGGTGAATGGAAAGATGTGCAATTTAATCAATTAGAATCAGAACATTCCGCAATGTCTGCAGCATTTGGTGCGCAAATTACGGGTGTAAGAACCTTCACAGCTACTTCTTCACAAGGACTATTTTTAATGCATGAAATGTTGCCAATCATTGCAGGCGCAAGAGCGCCCATGGTTCTAGTCAATGTCTCAAGAGGAGTTTCATCTCCAATTACCTTATGGCCTGATCATAACGATGTTTTAGCGATGAGAGATACTGGATTTATCACATACATTTGCGAAACAAATCAAGAAGTATTAGATTCAATTATTATCGCATACAAAGTAGGCGAGAACAAAAATATATCATTACCATCGATTGTAAACATGGACGGTTTTATTCACTCTTATACAAGAACACAGGTAGATGTGCCTAAACAAAGTTTAGTTGATAAATTTTTACCAAAACTTAAAATGGCAATTAAACTTGATACAAAAAAACCTATGACCCTCGGAATTCCTGTGCTGGGAGATTATATGAAATTTAGAATTCAGTTGCATAAAGCGCAGCTTGACGCATTTAATGAAATAAAAAAAGTACATAATGAATGGTACAAATTAACTAAACGAAAATATGAATTTGTTGAAATGCACAAATTAAAAGATGCAAAAGCTGCGATTGTTATAATGGGTCCAAACACAACCATTGCGCGCGCAGCTGTTGACAACATGAGGAAAAAAGGTAAAATGGTTGGTTTGTTAAGAATACGATTATACAGACCATTCCCTGAAAAAGAAATTAAGGATGCTCTAAAAAATATACCGAATATTGCAGTTGTTGACCAAAATATTTGTCCAGGTATGTCAGGCATTTCATATCCAGAAGTAAAAAGTGCAATGTACGGTCAAAAAAATATTATTTCAAACTATATCGCCGGTCTTGGCGGGAAAGCATTAAGCCAAGAAGAGTTTGAAGAAGTATTGGAAGAAACACTAAATACAAAACAAGAAGTAAGAAAATGGTTGATGTAA
- a CDS encoding 4Fe-4S binding protein: MKALERSSWRVQKPVIDYKKCIKCHTCWLLCPDSAYEIDNKGYTHANGKVCKGCAICAVNCPVHCITMEREH, encoded by the coding sequence ATGAAAGCTTTAGAAAGAAGTTCATGGCGTGTCCAAAAACCTGTAATTGATTACAAAAAATGCATCAAGTGTCACACTTGCTGGCTGCTTTGTCCAGATTCAGCGTATGAAATTGACAATAAAGGTTACACGCACGCAAACGGCAAAGTTTGCAAAGGTTGTGCAATATGCGCAGTTAATTGTCCTGTACATTGCATTACAATGGAGCGTGAACACTAA
- a CDS encoding 2-oxoacid:acceptor oxidoreductase family protein: MIEIRLHGRGGQGVKKASMILGRTGYMAGYKTQDFAMYGAERKGAPVTSFVRIDKKAINTRGHIFHPDYIVILDDTLDIPCNITGAKPTTQIIINSAKKFPNLKNVHVVDATSIVMKETGKNITNVAMLGALAKISKIFSIKNIENAVKVELGKYNPDMLAKNMKAAKEIYNQTK; the protein is encoded by the coding sequence ATGATAGAAATCAGATTACACGGTCGTGGCGGACAGGGTGTTAAGAAAGCATCTATGATTCTGGGTAGAACTGGCTATATGGCAGGTTACAAAACTCAAGATTTTGCAATGTATGGCGCAGAACGTAAAGGCGCCCCAGTTACAAGCTTTGTAAGAATTGACAAAAAAGCAATTAATACTAGGGGCCACATATTTCACCCAGACTACATAGTAATTCTTGATGACACTTTAGACATTCCCTGTAATATAACAGGCGCAAAACCTACTACCCAGATTATCATTAACTCTGCCAAAAAATTTCCTAATCTAAAAAATGTCCACGTTGTAGATGCAACTTCAATCGTAATGAAAGAAACAGGTAAAAATATTACAAATGTTGCAATGCTCGGTGCACTTGCAAAAATATCAAAAATATTTTCTATTAAAAATATTGAAAACGCTGTAAAGGTTGAACTTGGCAAATATAATCCCGATATGCTTGCTAAAAACATGAAAGCAGCTAAAGAGATTTATAATCAAACAAAATAA
- a CDS encoding HEPN domain-containing protein, whose product MKSEDKDSKSHVSWCWKQKKGIKLEEPNDNLCKAYIEKAKSALNMLDSAIEKEEIDWIATTAYYSRYFVLYAFLQKCGIKSEIHDCTISLMYFLLVEENIISEELYTELLLAKDLRVDTQYYVTEQIDKEKLKTDSATARNFVLKIEEIIENTTETQINKIRLKLTNARHPC is encoded by the coding sequence ATGAAATCAGAGGATAAAGATTCCAAAAGCCATGTTTCTTGGTGCTGGAAACAAAAAAAAGGCATTAAGCTGGAAGAACCAAACGATAATCTCTGCAAAGCCTACATTGAGAAAGCAAAAAGTGCATTAAATATGCTTGATTCTGCAATTGAAAAAGAAGAAATTGATTGGATAGCGACAACAGCATATTATTCCCGATATTTTGTTCTGTATGCTTTTCTTCAAAAATGTGGCATAAAATCAGAAATCCATGACTGCACCATTTCATTAATGTATTTTCTTCTAGTTGAAGAGAATATTATCTCAGAAGAACTTTACACAGAATTATTATTAGCTAAAGATCTGCGTGTAGATACTCAATATTATGTAACAGAACAAATAGACAAAGAAAAACTGAAAACAGATTCAGCAACAGCAAGAAATTTTGTTTTGAAAATTGAAGAAATAATTGAGAACACAACAGAAACACAAATCAATAAAATCAGACTAAAACTTACTAACGCCCGCCACCCATGCTAA
- a CDS encoding nucleotidyltransferase domain-containing protein, which translates to MVDKTTDNKLKIIGLYRSNYLAQYHTREIAKLIKKSHVTLLPYLKALEKDKILIAKNIGKNKVYTLNLDNILTKNYRIISELAESILFQEQVFFIKKITTEIFKLNLSGSLVLFGSYAKRTFKEDSDIDLFYLGELKEMDMTKIKAIGKTYGKTINLKTATCENFESGLRKKDALIMEILKYHIILHNPDIFINALWRYYNEIRG; encoded by the coding sequence ATGGTAGATAAAACAACCGATAACAAACTGAAGATAATTGGCCTTTACCGTTCAAACTATTTGGCCCAATATCACACTAGAGAAATAGCCAAATTAATCAAAAAAAGCCATGTTACGCTTCTTCCTTACCTTAAAGCCCTCGAAAAAGACAAAATTCTAATTGCTAAGAATATCGGGAAAAACAAAGTTTACACTTTAAATTTGGATAATATACTCACCAAAAATTATCGGATTATAAGTGAGCTTGCGGAATCAATACTCTTTCAAGAACAAGTTTTCTTTATTAAAAAAATAACGACAGAAATTTTTAAACTTAATCTTTCAGGATCGCTTGTTTTATTTGGTTCTTACGCTAAAAGAACATTCAAAGAAGATAGTGATATTGACCTGTTTTATTTAGGAGAACTTAAAGAAATGGACATGACAAAAATAAAAGCAATCGGAAAAACATACGGAAAAACCATTAATCTTAAAACAGCCACCTGTGAAAACTTTGAAAGCGGATTAAGAAAAAAAGACGCTTTGATTATGGAAATCCTAAAATACCACATCATTTTACATAACCCAGACATTTTCATTAATGCATTATGGAGGTATTACAATGAAATCAGAGGATAA